In one window of Nicotiana tabacum cultivar K326 chromosome 12, ASM71507v2, whole genome shotgun sequence DNA:
- the LOC107765587 gene encoding acyl-CoA-binding domain-containing protein 3 isoform X2: MDLFQKFFVTAMAALVFSCIIVKFISIAVSNDEKVDKEKTVVEEAKITKGAVVKSRKSKKRVKFVEKEVVKNVDYIELMPCKVGGVVDQSENGGEKKVDSEEVFVEEKNEDIFKKGDEFKGEKVPENVGVIENEKRDKVVLDEDSDDDWEGIERSELEEEFVKAVNFVDRGKGKENLGSELMMQLYGLQKIAMEGPCYEPQPMALKVYARAKWNAWQRMGSMNPEVAMEQYIELLSDHVPGWTHQNKEASEVGSLETKMSGDPDSIPDSFNDIRKDERTQEMKHAAEGVDFAGGGKDKE, translated from the exons atggatctttttcaaaaattctttgTGACTGCTATGGCAGCTCTTGTATTTTCTTGCATAATTGTgaaatttatttcaattgcagTGTCAAATGATGAAAAGGTAGATAAAGAGAAAACTGTTGTGGAGGAAGCCAAGATTACAAAAGGGGCTGTTGTTAAGAGtagaaaaagcaagaaaagagTCAAATTTGTTGAAAAAGAAGTTGTTAAAAATGTTGATTATATTGAATTAATGCCATGTAAAGTTGGAGGAGTAGTTGATCAGTCTGAAAATGGTGGAGAAAAGAAAGTAGATTCAGAGGAAGTGTTTGTTGAGGAAAAAAATGAGGATATTTTTAAAAAAGGTGATGAATTTAAGGGAGAAAAAGTTCCTGAAAATGTTGGAGTGATTGaaaatgagaagagagataaggtgGTGTTAGATGAGGATAGTGATGATGATTGGGAAGGAATTGAGAGAAGTGAATTGGAGGAGGAATTTGTTAAAGCTGTAAACTTTGTGGATAGGGGAAAAGGGAAGGAGAATTTAGGGAGTGAATTGATGATGCAATTGTATGGACTCCAGAAAATTGCAATGGAAGGGCCTTGTTAtgagcctcaaccaatggcaTTGAAAGTCTATGCTCGCGCCAAATG GAATGCGTGGCAAAGAATGGGAAGCATGAATCCGGAGGTGGCTATGGAGCAGTATATTGAGCTTTTGTCAGACCATGTTCCCGGATGGACGCATCAAAATAAG GAGGCTAGTGAAGTAGGGTCTTTGGAAACTAAAATGTCAGGAGATCCAGATTCCATTCCAGATTCTTTTAATGATATACGCAAAGATGAAAG GACACAGGAAATGAAGCATGCTGCAGAGGGAGTTGATTTTGCTGGAGGTGGAAAG GATAAAGAATGA
- the LOC107765587 gene encoding acyl-CoA-binding domain-containing protein 3 isoform X1 codes for MDLFQKFFVTAMAALVFSCIIVKFISIAVSNDEKVDKEKTVVEEAKITKGAVVKSRKSKKRVKFVEKEVVKNVDYIELMPCKVGGVVDQSENGGEKKVDSEEVFVEEKNEDIFKKGDEFKGEKVPENVGVIENEKRDKVVLDEDSDDDWEGIERSELEEEFVKAVNFVDRGKGKENLGSELMMQLYGLQKIAMEGPCYEPQPMALKVYARAKWNAWQRMGSMNPEVAMEQYIELLSDHVPGWTHQNKEASEVGSLETKMSGDPDSIPDSFNDIRKDERTQEMKHAAEGVDFAGGGKTFNFQSSLRHPFRRILVQLS; via the exons atggatctttttcaaaaattctttgTGACTGCTATGGCAGCTCTTGTATTTTCTTGCATAATTGTgaaatttatttcaattgcagTGTCAAATGATGAAAAGGTAGATAAAGAGAAAACTGTTGTGGAGGAAGCCAAGATTACAAAAGGGGCTGTTGTTAAGAGtagaaaaagcaagaaaagagTCAAATTTGTTGAAAAAGAAGTTGTTAAAAATGTTGATTATATTGAATTAATGCCATGTAAAGTTGGAGGAGTAGTTGATCAGTCTGAAAATGGTGGAGAAAAGAAAGTAGATTCAGAGGAAGTGTTTGTTGAGGAAAAAAATGAGGATATTTTTAAAAAAGGTGATGAATTTAAGGGAGAAAAAGTTCCTGAAAATGTTGGAGTGATTGaaaatgagaagagagataaggtgGTGTTAGATGAGGATAGTGATGATGATTGGGAAGGAATTGAGAGAAGTGAATTGGAGGAGGAATTTGTTAAAGCTGTAAACTTTGTGGATAGGGGAAAAGGGAAGGAGAATTTAGGGAGTGAATTGATGATGCAATTGTATGGACTCCAGAAAATTGCAATGGAAGGGCCTTGTTAtgagcctcaaccaatggcaTTGAAAGTCTATGCTCGCGCCAAATG GAATGCGTGGCAAAGAATGGGAAGCATGAATCCGGAGGTGGCTATGGAGCAGTATATTGAGCTTTTGTCAGACCATGTTCCCGGATGGACGCATCAAAATAAG GAGGCTAGTGAAGTAGGGTCTTTGGAAACTAAAATGTCAGGAGATCCAGATTCCATTCCAGATTCTTTTAATGATATACGCAAAGATGAAAG GACACAGGAAATGAAGCATGCTGCAGAGGGAGTTGATTTTGCTGGAGGTGGAAAG ACATTCAATTTTCAGTCTTCACTCCGACATCCTTTCAGGAGAATCCTAGTCCAACTTTCTTGA